In a single window of the Elaeis guineensis isolate ETL-2024a chromosome 8, EG11, whole genome shotgun sequence genome:
- the LOC109506146 gene encoding uncharacterized protein: MRKRDYTITRIRMSSLKPLVLAVLIISSFALVAESRVSRMDLGIGLGLGLGLGIGVGGGGSGSGSGSGSGSGSGSGSGASSSAGSGASSSAGSGSGSGASSSAGSGASSYAGSGGNSGSGGGYGEGHGYGSGGGGNGN; encoded by the coding sequence ATGCGAAAGAGAGACTACACAATAACGAGGATCAGAATGAGTTCCTTGAAGCCTCTAGTCCTCGCTGTTCTTATTATCTCTTCCTTCGCTTTGGTTGCGGAGAGCCGGGTCTCCAGGATGGACCTTGGCATAGGCCTGGGACTTGGCCTTGGACTTGGTATTGGCGTTGGAGGTGGTGGTTCCGGCTCCGGCTCCGGCTCCGGTTCCGGCTCTGGCTCGGGATCTGGTTCTGGAGCTAGTTCTTCTGCAGGCTCGGGTGCCAGTTCTTCTGCAGGGTCCGGCTCGGGATCTGGTGCCAGTTCGTCCGCAGGTTCGGGTGCCAGTTCTTATGCAGGTTCGGGTGGGAACTCGGGTTCGGGTGGAGGCTATGGGGAAGGTCATGGATATGGGTCTGGTGGTGGTGGAAACGGCAACTAA